In 'Nostoc azollae' 0708, the following are encoded in one genomic region:
- the mrdA gene encoding penicillin-binding protein 2, with protein MAIFPSLPSNQKNTRSVGRGFQSVFLILLTLLMTSGIGARLAYLQIVHGSKLRQRAESNRVRMIPKQPERGNIFDRNGKLLATTRYPHSVYLWPMAHTKPSWPVVGKRLSQILDISEEEMEGKLEQAGANSASLIRIARNVTEAQITALKEYATELTDVEINTEAVRYYPQGRELAHILGYTRELTAEQLKKRKPEGYRLGDVIGQMGVEKAYEKTLRGQWGGQQVEVDGAGRPLRVLGEKQAKAGNDLHLSIDIEMQKTAEKALGNRNGAIVALNPNNGEVLAMVSHPTFDPNIFSKQKLSQKDWKTVQGEEHPLVNRALSAFPPASTFKIVTTTAGIESGKFSPNTVLQTYGSLTIGGTRFGEWNHAGFGPLGFVGAMQWSSDTFFYQIGKGVGGHKLIEWTRKYGFGEQTGFEFSTEEAKGLVPDENWKRKVWKIPWTVGDSINMSIGQGALQTTPLQVAVMFAVPANGGYRVQPHLLKDNGDAKRWRKSLNMKPETVKILREGLRKVVSEGTGKALNKPTIPPTAGKSGTAEAWKGRSKQNHAWFGAYAPADKPEIVIVAFAEHSGGGGGSVAAPMILEIMEEYFAHKHPGKYQKN; from the coding sequence ATGGCTATATTCCCATCACTACCTAGTAATCAAAAAAATACCCGTTCCGTTGGGCGTGGTTTCCAGTCAGTATTTTTAATACTACTTACTTTATTAATGACATCGGGAATAGGCGCTCGTTTAGCTTATTTACAAATTGTTCATGGTTCAAAACTTCGTCAACGGGCAGAGTCTAACCGGGTTCGGATGATTCCCAAACAACCGGAAAGAGGCAATATTTTTGACCGTAATGGCAAACTGTTAGCAACTACTCGCTATCCCCATTCTGTGTATTTGTGGCCAATGGCACATACTAAGCCCTCATGGCCAGTTGTGGGCAAGCGTCTGTCCCAAATTCTGGATATTTCTGAAGAGGAGATGGAAGGTAAATTAGAACAAGCAGGGGCTAACTCGGCTTCTCTAATTCGCATCGCCCGTAATGTGACTGAAGCGCAAATTACAGCGTTAAAAGAATATGCAACAGAACTTACAGATGTAGAAATAAATACGGAAGCTGTGCGTTATTACCCCCAAGGTAGAGAATTGGCGCATATACTCGGCTACACCCGTGAACTAACAGCAGAACAGTTAAAAAAGAGGAAGCCTGAAGGCTATCGTCTCGGTGACGTGATTGGACAAATGGGAGTAGAAAAAGCCTATGAGAAAACACTCCGGGGTCAATGGGGTGGTCAGCAAGTAGAAGTGGATGGTGCTGGTAGACCTCTGCGGGTTTTGGGAGAAAAACAAGCCAAAGCTGGTAATGATTTGCACCTCTCTATAGATATAGAGATGCAGAAGACAGCAGAAAAAGCTTTGGGTAATCGGAATGGGGCAATTGTAGCACTCAACCCTAACAATGGTGAAGTTTTAGCAATGGTTTCCCATCCTACCTTTGACCCCAATATTTTTTCTAAACAAAAACTCTCTCAAAAAGACTGGAAAACCGTCCAAGGTGAGGAGCATCCTTTGGTTAATCGTGCGTTAAGTGCTTTCCCACCTGCTAGTACCTTTAAAATTGTCACTACAACAGCGGGAATAGAATCGGGTAAGTTTTCTCCTAACACGGTGCTACAAACCTATGGTTCTTTAACCATTGGTGGAACAAGATTTGGTGAATGGAACCATGCGGGATTTGGTCCATTAGGTTTTGTCGGGGCTATGCAGTGGAGTAGTGATACTTTCTTTTATCAAATTGGTAAAGGAGTAGGGGGTCATAAATTGATTGAATGGACTCGTAAATATGGCTTTGGTGAACAAACTGGCTTTGAGTTCTCCACAGAAGAAGCCAAAGGGTTAGTTCCTGATGAAAACTGGAAACGCAAAGTTTGGAAAATACCTTGGACTGTAGGTGACTCTATTAATATGTCTATTGGTCAAGGTGCTTTACAAACGACACCTCTGCAAGTGGCTGTGATGTTCGCTGTCCCCGCTAATGGTGGTTATCGAGTGCAGCCACATTTACTTAAGGACAATGGGGACGCAAAAAGGTGGCGCAAATCTTTAAATATGAAGCCAGAAACTGTCAAAATCCTCCGTGAAGGATTGCGGAAAGTAGTATCTGAAGGTACAGGTAAAGCTTTGAATAAACCAACTATTCCCCCAACAGCCGGGAAGAGTGGGACAGCGGAAGCTTGGAAGGGCAGATCCAAACAAAATCATGCTTGGTTTGGGGCTTATGCACCTGCGGATAAACCAGAAATTGTAATTGTGGCTTTTGCTGAACATTCCGGTGGTGGTGGTGGTAGTGTGGCTGCACCAATGATTTTAGAAATCATGGAGGAATATTTCGCACACAAGCATCCAGGGAAGTATCAGAAAAATTGA
- a CDS encoding M15 family metallopeptidase has translation MKKAGFPEKPQNSSSDPGDDIPAAIRDTPDTRSRLRVQPLVLVIGGVVGFVLLAITSGFLFFITGPKENADSQPTPVSSIPIATNTPATNNDTVLGHLAYPEAPESELLAITFDGRIKMRQAAAERFQQMAQAARSTGIILAPISGFRSVKEQEQLFFNVGAQRNQTPAQRAALSAPPGHSEHHTGYAVDIGDGAVPATNLQANFEDTKAYQWLQANAARFSFEMSFPKDNVQGVSYEPWHWRFVGDRNSLETFYKPRNLKPAK, from the coding sequence TTGAAAAAGGCTGGGTTTCCAGAAAAACCGCAAAACTCATCATCAGATCCTGGTGATGATATTCCAGCTGCTATACGCGATACTCCTGATACCCGGTCTAGACTGCGCGTGCAACCCCTAGTTTTGGTAATTGGGGGAGTAGTAGGATTTGTTCTGCTGGCTATAACTAGTGGTTTTTTATTTTTTATTACAGGACCTAAAGAAAATGCTGATTCTCAACCAACACCAGTTAGTTCTATACCAATAGCCACTAATACCCCAGCTACTAATAATGATACGGTTTTGGGACATTTAGCATATCCCGAAGCACCAGAATCAGAACTGTTAGCAATTACATTTGATGGACGGATCAAAATGCGACAAGCAGCAGCCGAAAGGTTTCAGCAAATGGCACAAGCGGCTAGAAGTACAGGTATAATTTTAGCGCCAATTTCTGGCTTTCGTTCAGTGAAAGAACAAGAACAGTTATTTTTTAATGTGGGCGCTCAACGTAATCAAACCCCTGCCCAAAGAGCCGCCCTCAGCGCCCCTCCTGGTCATAGTGAACATCATACAGGCTATGCTGTGGATATAGGAGATGGAGCAGTACCAGCAACTAACCTACAAGCTAATTTTGAGGATACCAAAGCCTATCAGTGGCTACAAGCTAATGCTGCACGGTTTAGTTTTGAGATGTCTTTTCCCAAAGATAATGTTCAAGGTGTGAGTTATGAACCTTGGCACTGGCGTTTTGTAGGCGATCGCAACAGCTTAGAAACATTCTACAAACCTAGAAATCTCAAACCAGCTAAATGA
- a CDS encoding phosphoribosyltransferase has translation MSHLHVSWSDYHHKIEQLAVKIYESGWEFNQIVCLARGGLRVGDILSRIYNQPLAILATSSYSGVGKQERGSLVISTHLTMTTDKLGYRILLVDDLVDSGITLQQTVPWLKEHSEFPIEEIRTAVIWYKACSVITPDYYTEYLASNPWIHQPFEKFELMNPGDLETSISQRC, from the coding sequence ATGTCACACCTTCACGTTTCTTGGTCAGATTATCACCATAAAATTGAACAATTGGCTGTCAAGATTTATGAATCAGGTTGGGAGTTCAATCAAATTGTCTGTCTTGCTAGAGGGGGACTAAGAGTAGGAGATATTCTTTCCCGGATATATAATCAACCTCTGGCAATTTTAGCTACATCATCTTACAGTGGTGTGGGTAAACAAGAAAGGGGCAGTTTAGTAATTTCCACTCACTTAACGATGACTACCGACAAGTTAGGTTACCGGATTCTCCTGGTAGATGATTTAGTGGATTCTGGGATAACTCTACAGCAAACAGTTCCTTGGCTAAAAGAACATAGTGAGTTTCCCATTGAGGAAATCCGTACTGCTGTAATTTGGTATAAAGCCTGTTCAGTTATTACCCCAGATTACTATACTGAGTATCTAGCTAGTAACCCCTGGATTCATCAACCCTTTGAAAAGTTTGAACTTATGAATCCTGGTGATTTGGAGACAAGTATAAGTCAAAGGTGTTGA
- a CDS encoding DUF3037 domain-containing protein, whose product MASRYSVIQYVPNLIADERINIGVIAFNNNVVRIHFVKNSQRVRHFGMEEIDFLKDFAHRMENGAKEGLIFAPDKPDEVPK is encoded by the coding sequence ATGGCAAGTAGATACAGTGTAATTCAGTATGTTCCCAATCTGATCGCAGATGAAAGGATTAATATTGGTGTGATTGCTTTTAATAACAACGTTGTCAGAATACACTTTGTAAAAAATTCGCAGCGAGTGCGTCATTTTGGTATGGAAGAAATTGACTTCCTGAAAGATTTTGCTCATCGCATGGAAAACGGAGCTAAAGAAGGGCTTATTTTTGCTCCAGACAAACCTGATGAAGTACCAAAGTAA
- the chrA gene encoding chromate efflux transporter — translation MNNLPLNRLGEIAKLFLKLGIIGFGGPVAHIAMIEDEVVKRRQWLTREYFLDLLGATNLIPGPNSTEMAIHIGYIYAGWLGLIIAGVCFILPAVLITGIFAWVYVNYGTSPQFAPLLYGIKPAVLAIIINALWGLSKKAVKTRQLLIIAIAVGLITWFAKVNEVIALLLGGIIGMVWLRNGHQTNLVVAGLTIGATWQGTSVTGVSVPLWKLGLFFLKVGSILFGGGYLLIAFLQGGLVHQYGWLTQQQLLDAVAIGQFTPGPVLSTATFIGYIIADIPGAIVATVGIFLPSFLFVPILNPLIPRLRASFWTRAFLDAVNVSAVALMVVTTLQLGITTFTFIKTPYVDFFGLAIFLISVILAIHYRINAAWLVLGGSLIGWGVSILGYV, via the coding sequence ATGAATAACTTGCCATTAAATCGTTTAGGGGAAATTGCCAAACTCTTTCTTAAACTGGGTATTATCGGCTTTGGGGGACCAGTTGCCCATATTGCCATGATTGAAGATGAGGTTGTTAAGCGTCGTCAGTGGTTAACAAGAGAATATTTTTTGGATTTATTGGGTGCGACTAACTTAATTCCCGGACCCAATTCTACAGAAATGGCCATTCATATAGGATACATTTATGCAGGATGGTTAGGCTTAATTATTGCAGGTGTTTGTTTTATCTTACCTGCCGTTTTAATTACAGGTATATTTGCTTGGGTCTATGTTAATTATGGTACTTCACCCCAATTTGCACCTTTACTGTATGGGATAAAACCAGCCGTTCTAGCAATAATTATCAATGCCCTTTGGGGGTTATCTAAAAAAGCGGTAAAAACCCGACAATTACTAATAATTGCTATAGCAGTAGGCTTGATAACTTGGTTTGCTAAAGTCAATGAAGTTATAGCTTTATTACTAGGAGGAATAATAGGAATGGTTTGGTTACGAAATGGTCATCAAACTAACTTAGTTGTAGCTGGTCTAACTATTGGTGCAACTTGGCAAGGAACATCTGTAACAGGAGTATCTGTACCTTTGTGGAAATTAGGTTTATTCTTTCTCAAAGTTGGTAGTATCTTATTTGGTGGTGGATATTTACTAATAGCATTTCTGCAAGGAGGATTAGTACATCAATATGGCTGGTTAACCCAGCAACAACTATTAGATGCTGTTGCTATCGGTCAATTTACTCCTGGACCAGTGCTTTCTACTGCTACATTTATAGGTTATATAATTGCCGATATCCCTGGTGCAATTGTGGCAACCGTAGGAATTTTTCTACCTTCATTCTTATTTGTTCCTATTTTAAATCCTCTCATTCCTCGGTTACGTGCCTCATTTTGGACAAGGGCTTTTTTAGATGCTGTCAATGTCAGTGCTGTAGCGTTAATGGTAGTGACTACATTACAACTGGGAATAACGACTTTCACTTTCATAAAAACACCGTATGTAGATTTTTTTGGTTTAGCTATTTTCTTAATCTCTGTAATTTTAGCTATTCATTACCGTATCAATGCTGCTTGGTTAGTTTTGGGTGGTAGTTTAATTGGTTGGGGTGTTTCAATTTTAGGTTATGTCTAA
- the ligA gene encoding NAD-dependent DNA ligase LigA: protein MMQMTSEAQLVRELRLLLQQASYAYYVLDAPVMEDMVYDRLYRELQELETQYPYLVTPDSPTQRVGERPATHFTSVRHNIPLYSLENAFNVEELQGWDQRWRRHLMAQYYPVEVDYVAELKIDGAALALTYQNGILVRGATRGDGVMGEDITQNVRTIRSIPLRLNFDGLENIEKVEVRGEVFLPLEVFKQINEKRQKAGEQLFANPRNAVAGTLRQLDSRIVAQRQLDFFAYTVHIPGMDDASIANTQWEALELLQRLGFRVDTNHRLCHSIREVAEYYEYWDTERLNSPYMTDGVVVKLNTFKLQEQLGFTQKFPRWAIALKYAAEQAPTRVNNITINVGRTGALTPLAEMRPVQLAGTTVSRATLHNSDRIQQLDIRIGDTVIVRKAGDIIPEVVRVIKELRPSDTAPFIMPSHCPICGQPVVRESGEAVTRCVSASCAAILKGEIEHWVSRDALDIKGMGEKLVHQLVDKELVLSVSDLYKLIKEELCALERMGQKSAQKLVNAIAQSKNQPWSRVLYGLGIRHVGSVNAQLLTEKFTTVEQLAAAKQSDIEGVYGIGAEIAQSVYQWFRTPANQTLISRLQDIGLQLANTAETKPVGEINPNLAGKIFVVTGTLPTLKRDEAKVLIQKAGGKVTDSVSRKTDFLVVGADAGFKVKKAQSLGITQLTETQLLKMLEVSEN, encoded by the coding sequence ATGATGCAAATGACTTCTGAAGCCCAGCTTGTACGAGAATTGCGGCTGTTATTACAACAAGCCAGTTATGCTTACTATGTTCTTGATGCACCAGTTATGGAAGATATGGTTTATGATAGACTGTATCGAGAATTACAAGAACTAGAAACGCAATACCCATACTTAGTCACTCCTGATAGTCCAACTCAGCGCGTGGGTGAACGACCTGCAACCCATTTCACCTCAGTACGGCATAACATACCTCTGTATAGTTTGGAAAATGCTTTTAATGTTGAGGAATTACAAGGTTGGGATCAACGTTGGCGAAGACACTTAATGGCTCAGTATTATCCAGTAGAAGTTGACTATGTTGCAGAATTGAAAATTGATGGTGCTGCTTTGGCGCTAACTTACCAAAATGGTATTCTGGTGAGGGGTGCGACCAGGGGTGATGGGGTGATGGGTGAAGATATTACCCAAAATGTGCGGACTATTCGCTCAATTCCACTACGTTTGAATTTTGACGGTTTGGAAAATATCGAAAAGGTGGAAGTACGGGGAGAAGTATTTTTACCTTTGGAGGTGTTTAAACAAATTAATGAGAAAAGACAAAAAGCAGGTGAGCAGTTATTTGCTAACCCGCGTAATGCTGTGGCTGGTACACTTAGGCAGTTAGATTCCCGCATTGTCGCGCAGCGTCAGTTGGATTTTTTTGCTTATACTGTGCATATTCCGGGGATGGATGATGCGAGTATTGCGAATACTCAATGGGAAGCTTTGGAGTTGTTACAAAGGCTCGGTTTTCGTGTTGATACTAACCATAGGCTGTGCCATTCGATTAGGGAAGTTGCTGAATATTACGAATATTGGGATACTGAACGGCTGAATTCTCCCTATATGACTGATGGGGTGGTAGTAAAATTGAACACTTTTAAGCTGCAAGAACAACTAGGGTTTACACAGAAGTTCCCTCGTTGGGCAATCGCTCTTAAATACGCAGCAGAGCAAGCACCTACCCGTGTAAACAATATTACTATTAATGTGGGTAGAACGGGGGCTTTAACTCCTTTGGCAGAAATGCGTCCCGTACAATTAGCAGGTACTACTGTGTCTAGAGCTACCTTACATAATAGCGATCGGATTCAGCAATTAGATATCCGCATTGGTGATACAGTCATTGTCCGCAAAGCTGGGGACATCATCCCAGAAGTCGTACGGGTAATTAAAGAACTCCGTCCGTCTGACACTGCACCATTCATTATGCCTAGTCATTGTCCCATATGTGGTCAACCGGTGGTGAGAGAATCAGGGGAAGCGGTGACAAGATGTGTAAGTGCTTCCTGTGCGGCTATTCTCAAAGGAGAGATCGAACATTGGGTAAGTCGGGATGCCTTGGATATTAAAGGTATGGGTGAAAAACTGGTACATCAACTGGTAGATAAAGAGTTAGTGCTTTCTGTGTCCGATTTATACAAATTGATAAAAGAAGAGTTATGTGCATTAGAACGGATGGGTCAAAAATCTGCACAAAAATTAGTGAATGCGATCGCCCAATCAAAAAATCAACCTTGGTCTAGAGTATTATACGGTTTAGGGATTCGTCATGTTGGCAGCGTTAACGCTCAACTATTGACTGAGAAATTTACCACAGTGGAACAGTTAGCAGCTGCAAAACAATCAGATATTGAAGGTGTTTACGGTATAGGTGCAGAAATTGCTCAATCAGTTTATCAGTGGTTTCGTACCCCTGCCAATCAAACTTTAATTTCTCGTCTCCAAGACATCGGATTACAATTAGCCAACACCGCAGAAACAAAGCCAGTAGGTGAAATTAATCCTAACTTGGCTGGTAAAATTTTCGTAGTCACAGGTACATTACCCACCTTAAAACGTGACGAAGCAAAAGTACTAATTCAAAAAGCTGGCGGGAAAGTAACTGATTCCGTAAGCAGGAAAACTGATTTTTTAGTTGTAGGTGCAGACGCAGGTTTTAAGGTAAAAAAAGCGCAATCTTTGGGAATTACTCAGTTAACTGAAACACAATTATTAAAGATGTTGGAGGTTTCAGAAAACTAG
- the obgE gene encoding GTPase ObgE, which produces MQFIDQALIEVESGKGGDGIVAFRREKYIPTGGPSGGNGGRGGSVIFKAVENLQTLLDFRYKHMFKADNGGRGGPNNCTGASGKDLIIEVPCGTVIYDEETNAILGDLIQPEQTCLIAEGGKGGLGNQHFLSNRNRAPEYALPGLEGERKMLRLELKLLAEVGIIGLPNAGKSTLISSLSAATPKIADYPFTTLIPNLGVVRKPTGDGTVFADIPGLIEGASHGAGLGHDFLRHIERTRVLLHLIDATSEDVIGDYHTIQKELKAYRRGLEKRPQILALNKIDAVDTETVDLEELARQFNQLSYAPVFIISAVTRTGLEPMLQEIWRVIDEINAVEASSPVARNGNSVVG; this is translated from the coding sequence ATGCAATTTATTGACCAAGCATTAATTGAAGTTGAATCTGGTAAAGGTGGCGATGGTATTGTTGCCTTTCGGCGGGAAAAATATATTCCTACGGGTGGACCCTCTGGCGGTAATGGTGGACGGGGTGGTTCGGTAATTTTTAAAGCAGTGGAAAATCTGCAAACTTTGCTGGATTTTAGATACAAGCATATGTTCAAAGCCGACAACGGGGGTCGTGGTGGACCGAATAATTGCACAGGTGCATCAGGAAAGGATTTAATTATCGAAGTTCCCTGTGGTACTGTGATTTATGACGAGGAAACCAATGCAATTTTAGGTGATTTAATTCAACCTGAACAAACTTGTCTCATTGCTGAAGGTGGTAAAGGTGGTTTAGGAAATCAACATTTCTTGAGTAACCGCAACCGTGCGCCAGAATATGCACTTCCTGGTCTGGAAGGAGAAAGGAAAATGTTACGTTTAGAATTGAAATTGTTAGCAGAAGTGGGAATTATTGGTTTACCAAATGCTGGTAAATCCACTTTAATTTCATCTTTATCTGCTGCAACTCCTAAAATTGCGGATTATCCGTTTACGACTCTCATTCCTAACTTGGGTGTAGTGAGAAAACCCACAGGTGATGGTACAGTTTTTGCAGATATTCCAGGATTAATTGAAGGTGCTTCTCACGGTGCCGGTTTAGGACATGATTTCCTGCGCCATATTGAACGCACCAGGGTTTTATTACATTTAATTGATGCCACAAGTGAAGATGTCATTGGTGATTACCATACTATCCAAAAAGAACTAAAAGCATATCGTCGGGGTTTAGAAAAACGTCCACAAATTTTAGCATTGAATAAAATTGATGCTGTTGATACGGAAACTGTTGATTTAGAGGAGTTAGCTAGGCAATTCAATCAACTTTCTTATGCACCTGTTTTCATAATTTCCGCTGTTACTCGCACTGGCTTAGAGCCTATGTTACAGGAAATTTGGCGGGTGATTGATGAAATTAATGCTGTGGAAGCAAGCAGCCCAGTTGCAAGAAATGGGAATTCAGTAGTAGGCTGA
- a CDS encoding peptidoglycan D,D-transpeptidase FtsI family protein, with amino-acid sequence MQKSPSRTKFRNLPNLEFTRQRKFSRQTGSENGTPKTIVSAASLRSRLFIVWGVLMATGLGLSLNLYRLQIIEGSKLTQRARNQQMVNLRPFMPRRPVVDRNNNILAIDRPVYTLYAHPKLFDKSNEEMAQQLAPILNKDAGKLVKIFQSKRSGILLADGVAENIADHLISFRLNGFEFIQKYSRFYPQDDLVANVVGYVNLDRRGQAGVEYSQEKLLERSVQTVRLSRAGNGALMPDHAPQGFLHFDDLKLQLTIDNRLQRAARIALKEQVDKFQAKRGAVIVMDAMDGSLLALVSQPTYNANEYSKADIALFRNWTVADLYEPGSTFKPLNVAIALENGAIKPDDTFNDPGTIKVADRTIKNAERNGYRRINIAQILQTSSNVGMVQIIQRMRPTLYYNWLEKVGLGQKVDTDLPFEVGGRLKSQEEFLSSTIEPATTSFGQGFSLTPLQLVQMHGALANGGRLVTPHVVQGLIDSQGKIHYSPTLPRPRQIFSSTTAQKVVDMMETVVSQGTGKGSKINGYSIAGKTGTAQKASPNGGYIPGARITSFVGIVPAEAPRYVVLAIVDEPKGENAYGGTVAAPIVRAVMEVLIPLQKISPTK; translated from the coding sequence ATGCAAAAGTCACCAAGTAGAACAAAATTCAGAAATTTGCCAAATTTAGAGTTTACAAGGCAGAGGAAGTTTTCTAGACAAACTGGATCTGAAAATGGTACTCCTAAAACGATAGTTTCAGCAGCAAGTCTGAGGTCTCGACTGTTCATAGTTTGGGGTGTCTTGATGGCTACTGGGTTGGGGTTGTCCTTAAATTTGTATCGGCTGCAAATTATTGAGGGATCAAAGTTGACACAAAGGGCAAGAAATCAGCAAATGGTAAATTTGCGCCCTTTTATGCCTCGTCGCCCTGTGGTCGATCGCAATAACAATATATTGGCTATTGACCGTCCAGTATATACTTTGTACGCCCATCCCAAGCTGTTTGATAAATCTAATGAGGAGATGGCACAGCAACTTGCGCCCATTCTCAATAAAGATGCTGGTAAGTTGGTTAAGATATTCCAAAGTAAAAGAAGTGGGATTCTTCTGGCTGATGGTGTGGCTGAGAATATTGCCGATCACCTGATTTCTTTTCGCTTGAATGGCTTTGAATTTATTCAAAAATATTCCCGTTTCTACCCACAAGATGATTTAGTAGCTAATGTGGTGGGCTATGTTAACCTTGACCGACGTGGTCAGGCTGGGGTGGAATATAGTCAAGAGAAGTTACTAGAACGTTCTGTCCAAACAGTGCGTCTGAGTCGGGCTGGTAATGGCGCACTGATGCCAGATCATGCACCGCAGGGTTTTCTGCATTTTGATGATTTAAAACTGCAATTAACTATTGATAATCGCTTACAACGGGCTGCCAGAATTGCCCTGAAAGAACAAGTTGATAAGTTCCAAGCCAAGCGGGGGGCGGTCATTGTTATGGATGCTATGGATGGTTCCTTACTAGCTCTGGTGTCTCAGCCTACTTATAATGCCAATGAATATTCCAAAGCTGATATTGCACTATTTAGAAACTGGACTGTAGCGGATCTTTATGAACCGGGTTCAACTTTCAAGCCTTTGAATGTGGCAATCGCACTGGAAAATGGCGCTATTAAACCAGATGATACATTTAACGACCCAGGTACAATTAAAGTTGCTGACCGCACTATCAAAAACGCAGAACGAAACGGTTACAGACGAATTAACATTGCTCAGATTTTACAAACTTCTAGCAACGTGGGCATGGTACAAATCATTCAACGAATGCGCCCAACACTGTACTATAACTGGCTAGAAAAAGTGGGTTTAGGGCAAAAAGTTGATACAGACTTGCCATTTGAAGTCGGTGGTAGACTTAAAAGTCAAGAAGAATTTCTGTCCTCCACCATAGAACCAGCAACCACCTCCTTTGGTCAGGGTTTTTCTTTGACTCCATTACAGCTAGTGCAAATGCACGGCGCTTTAGCTAATGGTGGAAGATTGGTAACACCCCATGTAGTTCAAGGACTAATTGATAGCCAAGGCAAAATTCATTATTCACCTACACTACCAAGACCACGCCAAATTTTCTCTTCTACAACAGCCCAAAAGGTAGTAGATATGATGGAAACTGTTGTTTCTCAAGGCACGGGTAAAGGATCAAAAATCAACGGATACAGCATTGCAGGAAAAACAGGTACAGCCCAAAAAGCCAGTCCCAACGGTGGATATATTCCAGGAGCGAGAATTACTAGTTTTGTAGGTATTGTGCCAGCAGAAGCTCCCCGTTATGTAGTTTTGGCAATAGTAGATGAACCCAAAGGGGAAAACGCCTATGGTGGAACCGTAGCCGCACCAATTGTGAGAGCTGTAATGGAAGTCCTCATACCATTGCAAAAGATTTCCCCTACAAAATGA
- a CDS encoding glutathione S-transferase family protein, with amino-acid sequence MLLLQFTTSHYCRKARLALGYKGIHYQVENLTPGLHILKLKPLTGLTTLPVLLPQIEGQPQAIGDSTQILSFLESYQPEPALFLTNHEQHTEALMLEDWLDESIGTATRFVYYHFRADAGKQIDPSLFSQIVIGVIRNQYGINNSSVQLATKRLTIALEELSSRWQKSEYLVGDHLSVADIAAVALLSPLALISHYRQGYPWLFERIVQIHQLCGEQLPPGL; translated from the coding sequence ATGTTACTACTGCAATTTACTACGTCTCACTATTGTCGTAAAGCTCGCCTAGCACTAGGCTATAAAGGAATTCATTACCAGGTAGAAAATCTTACTCCTGGCTTGCATATCCTGAAACTGAAGCCTCTAACTGGTTTGACTACTCTGCCTGTCTTGTTACCCCAAATCGAAGGACAACCGCAAGCCATTGGCGATTCTACCCAGATTTTAAGCTTCCTAGAATCTTATCAGCCAGAACCTGCACTATTTTTAACCAACCACGAACAACATACAGAAGCTTTGATGCTCGAAGATTGGTTAGATGAGAGCATTGGCACGGCAACAAGATTTGTATATTATCACTTCCGTGCTGATGCAGGTAAACAAATTGACCCATCATTATTTAGTCAGATAGTGATTGGTGTTATTAGGAACCAGTATGGTATTAACAATAGCAGTGTACAATTAGCTACTAAAAGATTAACTATAGCCCTGGAAGAATTATCTAGCCGCTGGCAAAAAAGTGAATATTTGGTGGGTGATCATTTGAGTGTGGCAGATATTGCCGCAGTAGCTTTACTGAGTCCCTTAGCACTTATTTCTCATTACCGTCAAGGATATCCATGGTTGTTTGAGCGTATTGTGCAGATTCATCAATTGTGTGGAGAGCAACTACCACCGGGACTTTAA